In Methanothermococcus thermolithotrophicus DSM 2095, one DNA window encodes the following:
- the spcS gene encoding O-phosphoseryl-tRNA(Sec) selenium transferase, with amino-acid sequence MFNLNFQGLIPTNMEKRGELVLKDNLKEIEEIFNQRKVPKKGMDEEKIRLFLKILSMMDTNKDPKSVRIGEREARIVSKIQEELVSGFSHGVGRSGSLIDPQPKAPGASIMYSLTNKILKSFLKNFGLNVDTIATPVATGMSLSLCLSAARKKYGSNVVIYPYAAHKSPIKSTSYIGLRMRLVETQLYGDRVKVDVGDIEDAVKKEISENNRPCVFSTLTFFPPRDSDNIEEIGKICEEYDVPHIVNGAYAIQNSFYMEKLKKGLKHRIDAVVSSSDKNLFTPIGGGIVYSKDKEFLKEISLSYPGRACATPIVNTLVSMLSLGIDKYKELMKKQKESKKLLDDLLAELAEKTNNKVLDVESPISSCITVKSDPIDIAAKLYNLRVTGPRGVRKTDRFGNCYLGEYPYNYIVINAAIGVGDNDIIGAVEKLEKVLR; translated from the coding sequence ATGTTTAACTTAAATTTTCAGGGATTAATTCCAACTAATATGGAAAAAAGGGGAGAATTGGTTTTAAAGGATAATCTAAAAGAAATAGAAGAGATATTCAACCAAAGAAAGGTGCCTAAAAAGGGTATGGATGAAGAAAAAATAAGGTTATTTTTAAAAATACTATCAATGATGGATACCAATAAGGATCCAAAATCAGTAAGGATCGGGGAAAGGGAAGCTAGGATAGTTTCAAAAATCCAAGAGGAATTGGTTTCTGGTTTTTCTCATGGGGTTGGAAGGAGTGGAAGTTTAATTGATCCACAACCAAAGGCTCCTGGAGCAAGTATAATGTACTCACTTACAAATAAAATTCTAAAAAGTTTTTTAAAAAATTTCGGGTTAAATGTTGATACAATAGCAACACCTGTAGCTACTGGAATGTCGTTATCCCTTTGTTTAAGTGCAGCTAGAAAAAAATATGGTTCTAATGTTGTTATATATCCATATGCGGCCCATAAAAGCCCTATAAAATCCACATCGTATATTGGACTTAGAATGAGATTGGTGGAAACCCAACTATATGGAGATAGGGTAAAAGTAGATGTTGGAGATATTGAAGATGCAGTAAAAAAAGAAATAAGTGAGAACAATAGGCCCTGTGTATTTAGTACGCTAACTTTCTTTCCACCAAGAGATAGCGACAATATTGAAGAAATAGGTAAAATATGTGAAGAATACGACGTCCCCCACATTGTAAATGGGGCCTATGCTATTCAAAATAGTTTTTACATGGAAAAATTGAAAAAAGGTTTAAAGCATAGAATCGATGCAGTAGTGAGCTCTTCGGATAAGAATCTTTTTACACCAATAGGTGGAGGAATTGTTTATTCAAAAGACAAAGAGTTTTTAAAAGAAATCTCACTTTCTTATCCTGGCAGGGCTTGTGCAACACCTATTGTAAACACATTGGTATCTATGCTGTCATTGGGTATTGATAAATACAAAGAGCTCATGAAAAAACAGAAGGAAAGTAAGAAACTATTGGATGACTTACTAGCTGAACTGGCAGAAAAAACCAATAATAAAGTTTTAGATGTGGAAAGTCCGATATCATCATGCATAACTGTAAAAAGCGATCCGATAGATATTGCGGCTAAACTATATAATCTAAGGGTTACAGGCCCTAGGGGCGTAAGAAAGACCGATAGATTTGGAAATTGTTATCTAGGTGAGTACCCATACAACTATATTGTCATTAATGCAGCCATAGGGGTTGGGGATAATGACATTATAGGTGCCGTAGAAAAACTTGAAAAGGTTTTGAGGTAA